A portion of the Polaribacter cellanae genome contains these proteins:
- a CDS encoding 3-oxoacyl-ACP synthase III family protein, whose amino-acid sequence MITSKITGTGTFIPSIKKANNAFLNADFLNADGSVFSSKNNVIIDKFKTITGIDERRYAKEAYKASDLAFFAAQKAIEDANVNAEELNYIIVAHNFGDVKQGAIQSDVLPSLATRVKYRLGIENPNCVAYDILFGCPGWIEGVIQAQAFIKAGIAKKCLVIGAETLSRVVDKHDRDSMIYSDGAGACIVEASADENSGILSHATQTFAKEEAYFLHFGNSFNKNEDEDVRYIKMYGRKIYEFAITNVPAAIKSALDKSGVSIDEVKKIFIHQANEKMDEAIVKRFYRLYKKQTPEGIMPMSIHKLGNSSVATVPTLLDLVLKGNIKNQEVNKGDVVILASVGAGMNINAIVYRF is encoded by the coding sequence ATGATTACTTCAAAAATTACAGGTACAGGAACATTTATTCCATCTATTAAAAAAGCGAACAATGCTTTTTTAAATGCAGATTTTTTAAATGCAGATGGTTCTGTTTTTTCCTCTAAAAACAACGTAATTATCGATAAATTTAAAACCATTACAGGTATAGATGAAAGACGTTATGCAAAAGAAGCATACAAAGCATCTGACTTGGCATTTTTTGCAGCCCAAAAGGCAATAGAAGATGCAAATGTAAATGCAGAAGAACTAAATTATATTATTGTAGCACATAATTTTGGAGACGTAAAACAAGGAGCCATCCAAAGTGATGTGTTGCCAAGTTTAGCAACAAGAGTAAAGTATCGATTAGGAATCGAAAACCCAAATTGTGTTGCATACGATATTCTTTTCGGTTGTCCTGGTTGGATCGAAGGTGTAATACAAGCACAAGCGTTTATAAAAGCAGGAATCGCAAAAAAGTGTTTGGTGATTGGGGCAGAAACATTGTCTCGAGTTGTAGATAAACACGATAGAGATTCCATGATTTATAGCGATGGAGCAGGAGCTTGTATTGTAGAAGCTTCAGCAGACGAAAATTCAGGAATTTTAAGTCATGCCACACAAACTTTTGCCAAAGAAGAAGCTTATTTTTTACATTTTGGAAATTCTTTTAATAAAAATGAAGATGAAGATGTTCGTTACATAAAAATGTATGGGAGAAAAATATACGAATTTGCAATTACCAATGTTCCAGCAGCCATAAAATCAGCTCTGGATAAAAGTGGTGTTTCAATAGATGAAGTAAAGAAAATTTTTATCCATCAAGCCAATGAAAAAATGGACGAAGCCATTGTAAAAAGGTTTTATAGATTGTATAAAAAGCAAACTCCAGAAGGCATTATGCCCATGAGTATTCATAAATTAGGGAACAGTTCTGTAGCAACAGTACCTACTTTATTGGATTTGGTTTTAAAAGGAAATATAAAAAACCAAGAAGTAAACAAAGGCGATGTTGTTATTCTGGCTTCTGTTGGTGCAGGAATGAATATCAATGCAATTGTGTATAGATTTTAA
- a CDS encoding FAD/NAD(P)-binding protein: MRELAIIGFGPRGLYSLECLCANLSKKKKVQHISISIFENEEDLGAGKVWNTKQPDINWINISERALKGLSGRKEINFGDFTIPAFPSYKKWLPKKDKFLSKITPDKFPPRNKVGRYLVERANSIIAVLEKHKMVKTSNAVIVNIDFDSKKFTLTDLEKNTFFFDEVLLTIGHQTTKFDKDVETYEIQSLDKKHTSFSQVYPLETIIKSKKIAPNTNVAIRGLGLSMIDAVRALTIEKGGSFKILDKKTFELEFIASKEIPYKIIPYSLDGLPMAPKPIHAKMDAIFKPSKKQLKLFKKSIKNIASGKEETTGNEFLKKVTAQVSAEVYLNLENRIPLKIDKKEVKKIITYWLEDNFYKHELIEDSNQDIATILASFVEMAIGKRAVSLDYCVGQVVRHCQPTLYKIFSHANVSEEIIGEVIKLDEQLKRYSYGPPIESLQQLLALHKAKVVDFSFADNPKIEHNEKGWKFSKDGKEITVNVIVNSVLSAPKVLDVTAPIILNLLKNEIIKPIHTKLGVHTNKNGTIINADKKEIPLAVLGRLAKGSVIGVDAILECFGSRIKDWAKGCVERIEN; encoded by the coding sequence ATGAGAGAATTAGCAATTATAGGTTTTGGACCTAGAGGTTTGTATTCATTAGAGTGTTTGTGTGCAAATTTATCCAAAAAGAAAAAAGTGCAACATATAAGCATTTCTATATTCGAAAATGAGGAAGATTTAGGAGCTGGAAAAGTATGGAATACCAAACAGCCAGATATAAATTGGATAAATATTTCTGAAAGAGCATTAAAAGGTTTGTCTGGTAGAAAAGAAATAAATTTTGGAGATTTTACGATACCAGCATTTCCTTCTTATAAAAAATGGTTGCCAAAAAAAGATAAATTTTTATCGAAAATAACACCAGATAAATTTCCGCCAAGAAATAAGGTTGGTAGGTATTTGGTAGAACGTGCAAATTCTATTATTGCTGTTTTAGAAAAACATAAAATGGTAAAAACTTCTAACGCAGTTATTGTAAACATCGATTTTGATTCTAAAAAGTTTACGTTAACAGATTTAGAAAAAAATACATTTTTTTTTGATGAAGTTTTATTAACAATTGGGCATCAAACTACAAAATTTGATAAAGATGTAGAAACTTACGAGATACAATCTTTAGACAAAAAACACACTTCTTTTTCGCAAGTATATCCTTTGGAAACCATAATAAAATCTAAGAAAATTGCTCCAAATACAAACGTAGCAATTAGAGGTTTAGGTTTAAGTATGATAGATGCTGTAAGAGCTTTAACAATAGAAAAAGGAGGAAGTTTTAAAATTTTAGACAAAAAAACATTTGAATTAGAATTTATAGCCTCCAAAGAAATTCCTTATAAAATTATTCCATATTCTTTAGATGGTTTGCCAATGGCGCCAAAACCAATTCATGCAAAAATGGATGCAATTTTTAAACCCTCTAAAAAACAATTGAAACTTTTTAAGAAAAGTATTAAAAATATAGCTAGCGGAAAAGAAGAAACAACAGGAAATGAGTTTTTAAAGAAAGTTACTGCGCAAGTTTCTGCAGAAGTTTATCTAAATTTAGAAAATAGAATCCCTCTAAAAATTGATAAAAAAGAAGTTAAGAAAATAATAACTTATTGGTTAGAAGACAATTTTTACAAACATGAATTAATAGAAGATTCCAACCAAGATATTGCAACAATTCTTGCCTCTTTTGTAGAAATGGCTATTGGAAAAAGAGCTGTTTCTTTAGATTATTGTGTAGGGCAAGTAGTGCGTCATTGCCAACCAACATTGTACAAAATATTTTCTCATGCGAATGTCTCTGAAGAAATTATTGGTGAAGTTATAAAATTAGACGAGCAATTAAAAAGGTATTCTTATGGGCCTCCAATTGAAAGTTTACAACAATTATTGGCGTTACATAAAGCAAAAGTTGTAGATTTTTCGTTTGCTGATAACCCAAAAATTGAACATAATGAAAAAGGATGGAAATTTTCTAAAGACGGTAAAGAAATTACTGTAAATGTAATTGTAAATAGTGTTTTAAGTGCGCCAAAAGTATTAGATGTTACTGCCCCAATTATTCTAAATTTATTAAAAAACGAGATAATAAAGCCAATACATACAAAACTTGGAGTGCATACAAATAAAAACGGAACTATTATAAATGCTGATAAAAAAGAGATTCCTTTAGCGGTTTTAGGAAGATTAGCAAAAGGAAGTGTTATTGGAGTAGATGCAATTTTAGAATGTTTTGGATCGAGAATTAAAGATTGGGCAAAAGGATGTGTAGAAAGAATTGAAAATTAA
- the guaA gene encoding glutamine-hydrolyzing GMP synthase, whose translation MQQHNVLILDFGSQYTQLIARRVRELNIYCEIHPYNNPPKNVSEFKAIILSGSPNSVRGENVLHPDLSEIRGKKPVLAVCYGAQYLAHFSGGKVAPSSTREYGRANLSYIKKEEVFFENISKGSQVWMSHSDTIKELPTNGIKLASTTDVENAAYKIEGEETYAIQFHPEVYHSTDGKQLLENFLVKIAGVAQTWTADSFVESTVAAIQKEVGNDKVVLGLSGGVDSTVAAVLLHKAIGKNLYCIFVNNGLLRKNEFESVLAQYEGMGLNVKGVDASERFLSALAGLVDPEKKRKAIGNAFIEVFDDEAHQIKDVTWLAQGTIYPDVIESVSVNGGPSATIKSHHNVGGLPDFMKLKIVEPLKMIFKDEVRRVGASMGLDSDLLGRHPFPGPGLAIRILSDITAEKVRVLQEVDAIFINGLKEDGLYDSVWQAGAMLLPVNSVGVMGDERTYEKVVALRAVESTDGMTADWVNLPYEFLQKTSNKIINQVKGVNRVVYDISSKPPATIEWE comes from the coding sequence ATGCAACAACACAACGTACTTATATTAGATTTCGGTTCGCAATACACTCAATTAATTGCGAGAAGAGTTAGAGAATTAAACATTTATTGTGAAATTCACCCTTATAACAATCCACCAAAAAACGTTTCAGAATTTAAAGCAATTATTTTATCTGGAAGTCCAAATTCGGTAAGAGGAGAAAATGTTTTACATCCAGATTTATCTGAAATTAGAGGGAAAAAACCAGTATTGGCAGTCTGTTATGGGGCACAATATTTAGCACATTTTTCTGGAGGGAAAGTAGCCCCTTCAAGTACAAGAGAATATGGTAGAGCAAATTTATCATACATAAAAAAGGAAGAAGTTTTTTTTGAAAATATTTCTAAAGGAAGCCAAGTTTGGATGAGTCATTCAGACACCATAAAAGAACTACCAACAAATGGAATAAAGCTTGCAAGTACAACAGATGTAGAAAATGCCGCTTATAAAATTGAAGGAGAAGAAACCTATGCAATTCAGTTTCACCCAGAAGTGTATCACTCTACAGATGGAAAACAATTGTTAGAAAACTTTTTAGTAAAAATTGCAGGAGTTGCACAAACTTGGACAGCAGATTCTTTTGTAGAAAGTACAGTAGCAGCCATTCAAAAAGAAGTTGGAAACGATAAAGTAGTTTTAGGGCTTTCTGGAGGAGTAGATTCTACAGTTGCAGCAGTTTTATTACACAAAGCAATTGGCAAAAACCTGTATTGTATTTTTGTAAACAATGGCTTGCTTAGAAAAAATGAGTTCGAAAGTGTTTTAGCACAATATGAAGGAATGGGATTAAACGTAAAAGGTGTAGATGCATCCGAACGTTTTTTATCTGCTTTGGCAGGTTTGGTCGATCCAGAAAAGAAAAGAAAGGCGATTGGAAATGCTTTTATAGAAGTTTTTGATGATGAAGCACATCAAATTAAAGATGTAACTTGGTTGGCACAAGGAACTATTTATCCAGATGTTATAGAATCTGTTTCTGTAAATGGAGGGCCATCTGCAACTATTAAAAGTCATCATAATGTAGGAGGTTTACCAGATTTTATGAAATTAAAAATCGTAGAACCTTTAAAAATGATTTTTAAAGACGAAGTAAGAAGGGTAGGAGCTTCTATGGGGTTAGATTCAGATTTATTAGGTCGTCATCCTTTTCCAGGACCAGGTTTAGCAATTCGTATTTTAAGCGATATTACTGCCGAAAAAGTTCGTGTTTTGCAAGAGGTAGATGCTATTTTTATCAATGGATTAAAAGAAGATGGTTTGTATGATAGCGTTTGGCAAGCAGGTGCAATGTTATTGCCTGTAAACTCAGTTGGAGTTATGGGAGATGAGAGAACATACGAAAAAGTGGTTGCTTTAAGAGCTGTAGAAAGTACGGATGGAATGACTGCAGATTGGGTAAATTTACCCTACGAATTTTTGCAAAAAACATCAAATAAGATAATAAATCAAGTAAAAGGCGTTAATAGAGTAGTATATGATATCAGCTCAAAACCACCTGCAACTATAGAATGGGAATAA
- a CDS encoding group III truncated hemoglobin: protein MKPDISNRKDIKFIITKFYDKLLSDEIMLPFFEDILADNHLEEHLEIISDFWNDILFYTSTYKNNTMQKHLDKNAFVKFEKEHFTSWISYLFETIDTYFEGENASNMKNRARSIATVMELKLGVYK, encoded by the coding sequence ATGAAACCAGACATTTCAAACAGAAAAGACATTAAGTTTATCATCACAAAATTCTACGATAAATTATTATCAGACGAAATTATGTTGCCTTTTTTCGAAGATATTTTGGCAGATAATCACTTAGAAGAACATCTAGAAATTATTTCCGATTTTTGGAACGATATACTTTTCTACACTTCCACATATAAAAATAATACGATGCAAAAACATTTAGATAAAAATGCTTTTGTAAAGTTCGAAAAAGAACATTTTACAAGTTGGATATCGTATTTGTTTGAAACAATAGACACGTATTTCGAAGGTGAAAATGCCAGCAATATGAAAAACCGTGCAAGGTCTATTGCAACAGTAATGGAGCTTAAGCTGGGTGTTTACAAATAA
- the ccsA gene encoding cytochrome c biogenesis protein CcsA codes for MKNLFNFLYSTRLMAVLFILFATAMGVATFIENDFGTQTSKALIYNAWWFELIMVLFVINFFGNIFRYRLYRKEKWAVLMFHASFLLIIVGAGITRYIGYEGIMLIEEGQTTNKFLSETTYLNAIVDDGNLQKPEINEPIMLSAWGSNSWSYSDTFKTKDSNTDFSFELVDYIPWAEKKLVEDENGEEHLFFVESSEGTRHEHWIKKGTLQNIHGILVGFEANEQNASINFTNKDGVLKMKAKADGDWFRMADQKRGKIIKDSLQEFQYLTLHNIEDLQFVIPKPAEKGIMKTVRGPKDDKKQDLIIVDVTANNETKRVELTGGKFNSDGSKELSVGGLNFRMLYGSKILETPFSIKLNDFQLEKYPGSESAAAYASEVTVIDTDETFDYRIFMNHILDHKGYKFFQASYDLSGEREETHLSVNHDFLGTFVTYLGYSLLYTGLICILFAKNTRFDDLKKGLTKIRKKKLTLSIFAAVLLSTSGFSQHDNHKTTKLSPQQIDSILEANLVDAKHAESFNKLVIQDAGGRMKPAHTFASELVRKVSHTDKFKDMEPSQVLLSIIENPYLWYEVPVIYLEKGNKEIRKFIGVDEDTKFASLSDFIVSNTGEYKIREKVAEAQKKKVKNKFEKDLIKIDRRIGLLYSAIGGGILKIYPIPNDDNNKWVSRPESSQANFKGTDSVFVRQSLPVYIQFLQKAKKTNDYTEANKILDGIKKFQKKFGAAVYPSERKIDLEIGYNKIQPFQKLATYYGFVSLFLIIFVIWQIFNSKKWIDTTVKVLTAITVALFIFHTLGLISRWYISGNAPWSNAYESIIFVAWATMLFGLFMGRKSALTITATAFLVAITLGFAHQNWIDPEIANLQPVLNSWWLLVHTSIIVASYGPLSLGMILGIVALLLMVFTNEKNKKKMDLNIKELTIINEMAITVGLIMLTIGNFLGGMWANESWGRYWGWDPKETWALVSIMVYAFVLHMRLIPGLRGRYTFNLWSVIAYASIMMTYFGVNFYLSGLHSYASGDRVITPSSVYYSVGFVAILGTFAWFKYRKYYKK; via the coding sequence ATGAAAAATTTATTCAATTTCCTATACTCTACACGTTTAATGGCTGTTTTGTTTATCTTATTTGCAACAGCAATGGGCGTTGCCACTTTTATTGAAAATGATTTTGGCACACAAACCTCCAAAGCTCTTATTTACAACGCTTGGTGGTTCGAATTAATTATGGTTTTGTTCGTGATTAACTTTTTTGGAAATATTTTTAGATATCGTTTGTATAGAAAAGAAAAATGGGCTGTTTTAATGTTTCATGCTTCTTTTTTGTTAATTATAGTTGGTGCAGGAATTACACGTTACATTGGTTATGAGGGAATTATGCTAATTGAAGAAGGACAAACCACCAATAAATTTTTATCGGAAACTACTTACTTAAACGCTATTGTAGATGATGGAAATTTACAAAAACCAGAAATTAACGAACCCATAATGCTTTCTGCTTGGGGAAGCAATTCTTGGTCCTATTCAGATACTTTTAAAACTAAAGACAGTAATACCGATTTTTCTTTCGAATTGGTAGATTATATTCCTTGGGCAGAGAAAAAATTAGTAGAAGACGAAAATGGAGAAGAACATTTATTTTTTGTTGAATCTTCGGAAGGAACGCGTCACGAACATTGGATTAAAAAAGGAACTTTACAAAATATTCATGGAATTTTAGTCGGTTTTGAAGCAAATGAACAAAATGCATCCATCAACTTTACCAATAAAGATGGCGTTTTAAAAATGAAAGCAAAAGCAGATGGAGATTGGTTTCGAATGGCAGACCAAAAAAGAGGGAAAATTATAAAAGATTCTTTACAAGAGTTCCAATATTTAACATTACATAATATTGAAGATTTACAATTTGTTATTCCCAAACCTGCAGAAAAAGGAATTATGAAAACCGTTCGCGGTCCAAAAGACGATAAAAAACAAGATTTAATTATTGTAGATGTTACAGCCAATAACGAAACCAAAAGAGTAGAACTTACTGGAGGAAAATTTAATTCTGATGGTTCTAAAGAACTTTCTGTTGGGGGGTTAAACTTTAGAATGTTATATGGTTCTAAAATATTAGAAACCCCTTTTAGTATAAAACTAAATGATTTTCAACTAGAAAAATATCCTGGATCTGAAAGTGCAGCAGCGTATGCAAGTGAAGTTACTGTTATCGATACAGATGAAACGTTCGATTACCGAATTTTTATGAATCATATTTTAGACCACAAAGGCTATAAATTTTTCCAAGCGAGTTACGATTTGTCTGGTGAGAGAGAAGAAACGCACCTTTCTGTAAATCACGATTTCTTAGGAACTTTTGTTACCTATTTAGGATATTCCTTATTATATACTGGATTAATTTGCATTCTTTTTGCGAAAAATACACGTTTCGACGACTTGAAAAAAGGACTAACGAAGATTAGAAAGAAGAAATTAACGTTATCTATTTTTGCTGCTGTTTTACTAAGTACTTCTGGTTTCTCTCAACATGATAACCATAAAACAACCAAACTTTCGCCCCAACAAATAGATTCGATTTTAGAAGCAAACTTGGTAGATGCAAAGCACGCCGAAAGTTTTAATAAACTGGTAATACAAGATGCTGGTGGTAGAATGAAACCTGCACATACTTTTGCCTCGGAATTGGTTCGAAAAGTAAGCCATACAGATAAATTTAAAGATATGGAGCCAAGTCAGGTTTTATTATCTATTATAGAAAATCCGTATTTATGGTACGAAGTTCCTGTAATTTATTTAGAGAAAGGAAATAAAGAGATTAGAAAATTTATAGGGGTCGATGAAGATACTAAGTTTGCAAGTTTGTCGGACTTTATTGTTTCCAATACTGGCGAATATAAAATTAGAGAAAAAGTTGCAGAAGCTCAAAAGAAAAAGGTTAAAAATAAGTTTGAAAAAGATCTTATAAAAATTGATAGAAGAATTGGTTTATTATACAGTGCTATTGGTGGTGGAATTTTAAAAATTTACCCAATACCAAACGACGATAACAACAAATGGGTTTCTAGACCAGAAAGCTCTCAAGCAAACTTTAAAGGAACAGATTCTGTTTTTGTAAGACAATCTTTGCCAGTATATATTCAATTTTTACAAAAAGCGAAAAAGACAAACGATTATACTGAAGCAAATAAGATTTTAGATGGAATAAAGAAGTTTCAGAAAAAATTTGGGGCGGCAGTTTATCCTTCAGAAAGAAAAATAGATTTAGAGATTGGTTACAACAAAATTCAGCCTTTTCAAAAATTGGCAACCTATTATGGCTTTGTTAGTTTGTTTCTAATCATATTTGTAATTTGGCAAATTTTTAATTCTAAAAAATGGATCGACACTACTGTTAAAGTACTAACTGCCATAACAGTTGCTTTATTTATCTTCCACACATTAGGTTTAATTTCACGTTGGTATATTAGTGGAAATGCACCTTGGAGTAATGCCTATGAGTCGATTATATTTGTTGCGTGGGCAACTATGCTGTTTGGTCTTTTTATGGGAAGAAAATCTGCATTAACCATTACAGCAACTGCTTTTTTAGTGGCAATTACATTAGGGTTTGCACACCAAAACTGGATAGACCCTGAAATTGCAAACTTACAACCTGTTTTAAATTCTTGGTGGCTTTTAGTACATACGTCTATTATTGTAGCTAGTTATGGACCACTTTCTTTAGGGATGATTTTAGGTATTGTGGCACTTCTTTTAATGGTTTTTACCAATGAAAAGAACAAAAAGAAAATGGATTTAAACATAAAAGAACTTACCATAATTAACGAAATGGCAATTACTGTTGGTTTAATAATGTTAACCATTGGTAACTTTTTAGGTGGTATGTGGGCCAACGAAAGTTGGGGTCGTTATTGGGGTTGGGATCCCAAAGAAACCTGGGCACTAGTTTCTATTATGGTATATGCATTTGTTTTACACATGCGTTTAATACCAGGTTTACGTGGTAGATATACTTTTAATTTATGGTCTGTAATTGCATATGCTTCTATTATGATGACGTATTTTGGAGTAAACTTCTATTTATCTGGCTTACATTCTTATGCAAGTGGAGATCGAGTAATCACACCAAGTTCTGTTTATTACTCTGTAGGTTTTGTGGCAATTTTAGGAACTTTTGCTTGGTTTAAATACCGTAAATATTATAAAAAATAA
- a CDS encoding TIGR03915 family putative DNA repair protein has protein sequence MTGKTLIYDGSFEGFLSCVFYVFEYKLADVTIQNEFVVQNELFSENETILTNKEKADRVWKGLKKKASTNSCTKIYYAFLSEQENVENVLLDYISYIFKNSTKVDTNFTQPSVLKTSQIAKNVSREKHRMEAFVRFRLTKDEIYFASISPDFNVLPLISKHFKRRYADQKWVIYDIVRHYGLFYDLKTVEIIDMEFPPDFDFSKTNEDYFAKEEFDFQKLWQNYFKSTNITERKNMKLHVRHVPKRYWKYLSEKQPDF, from the coding sequence ATGACAGGAAAAACACTAATTTATGACGGCTCTTTTGAAGGCTTTTTAAGCTGTGTTTTCTATGTTTTTGAATATAAATTAGCAGATGTTACTATTCAAAATGAATTTGTTGTTCAGAATGAGCTATTTTCAGAAAATGAAACCATTCTTACCAATAAAGAAAAAGCAGACAGAGTTTGGAAAGGTTTAAAGAAAAAGGCTTCCACAAATTCTTGCACTAAAATTTACTACGCTTTTTTAAGTGAGCAAGAAAATGTAGAAAATGTTCTATTAGATTACATTTCTTATATTTTTAAAAACTCTACAAAAGTAGATACCAATTTTACACAGCCAAGTGTTTTAAAAACGTCTCAAATTGCAAAAAACGTAAGCCGAGAAAAACACAGAATGGAAGCTTTTGTGCGTTTTAGATTAACAAAAGACGAGATTTATTTCGCCAGTATTTCTCCAGATTTTAATGTGTTACCTTTAATTTCTAAACATTTTAAACGCAGATATGCAGACCAAAAATGGGTTATTTACGATATTGTAAGACATTATGGGTTGTTTTATGACTTAAAAACAGTAGAAATTATAGATATGGAATTTCCTCCGGATTTCGATTTCTCAAAAACAAACGAAGATTATTTTGCAAAGGAAGAATTCGATTTTCAAAAATTATGGCAAAACTATTTTAAAAGCACCAATATTACTGAAAGAAAAAACATGAAGTTGCACGTTAGACACGTTCCCAAACGTTATTGGAAATATTTAAGTGAGAAGCAACCCGATTTTTAA
- a CDS encoding LysM peptidoglycan-binding domain-containing protein: MKHLKFFIFLCILTFTVSCGQQKKYIQYKVKKGETITEIAKKLDMSARDLYRLNPDVDKEPKENTVIIIPNKKIKTLKGGDVNKDGSIKKDKTNSDTNGKTDVITDKERQRNELIEELEKEYKIHEVKKGDTFYSLTRFYDVSREDLIALNPELSEGLKLQQIIKIKKLEEIFDEEEYLYEDEIEEGISIKAALLLPFRAKELDSLTRTQIFGSSKLANIVTEFYLGVQIAVDSLRKQGVNIRLDVYDTDSNSTKIKSIVAEKDLDDNDVIIGPLYSEEAEFLAEKIKTPIVFPFYSKKQSRFTSKRIVKTAPNKELFRGKLLEYIKENFHDGNIILVGDGKAASNLNSRQIQKELETHDSINSVTVIRSQKGYIKREKFTDVLKPNMRNLVVLTTDDNVIVASAINSLISLPEDVTVRVFTFDKVSAFNKIDNFKLAKIGFTYVSDEFVREDSFKSKNFNNRYLQQNGVLPSYYATRGFDVAYDVLVRLASGKRLKSTFDDGYSYRVESKFDYTNKMFKTSENKGLFIVKYNPDLTLTRID; this comes from the coding sequence ATGAAACATTTAAAATTTTTTATTTTTCTGTGCATTTTAACGTTTACTGTTTCTTGCGGTCAACAGAAAAAATACATTCAGTATAAAGTCAAAAAAGGAGAAACAATTACAGAAATTGCCAAGAAATTGGATATGTCTGCAAGAGATTTGTATCGTTTAAATCCGGATGTGGATAAGGAACCAAAAGAAAATACGGTTATTATTATCCCTAATAAAAAGATAAAAACTCTTAAAGGTGGAGATGTTAACAAAGATGGTTCCATAAAAAAAGATAAAACGAATAGCGATACCAATGGTAAGACAGATGTAATTACAGATAAAGAACGTCAAAGAAACGAGCTAATTGAAGAATTAGAAAAAGAATATAAAATCCATGAAGTTAAAAAAGGAGATACTTTTTATAGCTTAACAAGGTTTTACGATGTTTCTCGAGAAGATTTAATTGCTTTAAACCCTGAATTGTCTGAAGGTTTAAAATTACAGCAGATTATAAAAATTAAAAAACTAGAAGAGATTTTCGATGAAGAAGAATATTTATATGAAGATGAAATTGAAGAAGGTATTTCTATAAAAGCAGCATTATTATTGCCTTTTAGAGCAAAAGAATTAGATTCTTTAACTCGAACTCAAATTTTTGGAAGCAGTAAGTTGGCAAACATTGTAACAGAGTTTTATTTAGGAGTACAAATCGCAGTAGATTCTTTAAGAAAACAAGGGGTAAATATTCGTTTAGATGTTTACGATACAGACTCTAATAGTACCAAGATTAAGAGTATTGTTGCAGAAAAAGATTTAGATGATAACGATGTTATTATAGGACCTTTATATTCGGAGGAAGCAGAATTCTTAGCAGAAAAAATTAAAACTCCCATAGTTTTTCCTTTCTATTCTAAAAAGCAATCTCGATTTACTTCTAAAAGAATTGTAAAAACGGCCCCTAATAAAGAGTTGTTTAGAGGGAAACTATTAGAATATATTAAAGAAAACTTTCACGATGGAAATATTATTTTAGTAGGAGATGGAAAAGCAGCTTCTAATTTAAATTCTAGACAAATTCAAAAAGAATTAGAAACGCATGATTCTATAAATTCTGTAACAGTAATAAGATCTCAAAAAGGATACATTAAAAGAGAAAAATTTACGGATGTTTTAAAGCCAAATATGAGAAATTTAGTGGTTCTAACAACAGACGATAACGTAATTGTGGCAAGTGCTATTAACAGTTTAATTAGTTTGCCAGAAGATGTAACTGTTCGAGTTTTTACATTCGATAAAGTAAGTGCTTTTAATAAAATAGATAATTTTAAACTAGCGAAAATTGGTTTTACTTATGTAAGTGACGAGTTTGTTAGAGAAGATTCATTCAAATCTAAAAACTTTAATAATAGGTATTTACAACAAAATGGTGTTTTACCTTCTTATTATGCAACTAGAGGTTTTGATGTTGCTTACGATGTTTTAGTGCGTTTGGCTTCAGGAAAAAGGTTAAAATCTACCTTTGATGATGGCTATTCTTACAGAGTAGAAAGTAAGTTCGATTATACAAATAAAATGTTTAAAACATCAGAAAACAAAGGTTTGTTTATTGTTAAGTACAATCCAGATTTAACTTTAACGAGAATAGATTAG
- a CDS encoding DUF2892 domain-containing protein: MFHKNIKLILAGLITVWAVYQFSQGNIMNGISILLLAGIFVLLYFKNEFILLAFLQLRKQNFEGTKKWLNYIKNPETALTVKQQGYYNYLHGIMLSQTNMTQAEKFLRKAVKLGLSMDHDLAMAKLQLAGIAMTKRRKREATNLMAEAKKLDKHGMLKEQMTMMKQQMKKI, encoded by the coding sequence ATGTTTCATAAAAATATAAAATTAATTTTAGCAGGTTTAATAACAGTTTGGGCTGTATATCAATTTAGTCAAGGAAATATAATGAATGGAATTTCTATTTTATTATTAGCAGGAATTTTTGTGCTATTATATTTTAAAAATGAGTTTATTTTGCTTGCTTTTTTACAGTTAAGAAAGCAAAATTTTGAGGGAACAAAAAAATGGTTAAATTATATTAAAAACCCAGAAACTGCTTTAACTGTAAAACAACAAGGTTATTACAACTATTTACACGGAATTATGCTTAGCCAAACAAACATGACACAGGCTGAAAAATTTTTAAGAAAAGCTGTAAAATTAGGCTTATCAATGGATCATGATTTGGCAATGGCAAAATTACAGTTGGCAGGAATTGCAATGACGAAAAGACGCAAACGTGAAGCAACAAATTTAATGGCAGAAGCTAAAAAATTAGACAAACACGGAATGTTAAAAGAGCAAATGACCATGATGAAACAGCAAATGAAGAAGATTTAA